A single Chryseobacterium shigense DNA region contains:
- a CDS encoding YceI family protein, whose translation MKKVFLSFVFTLLSVLGFAQTEWSVDPMHSSVNFNIKHMGISFVQGRFDSFKGKITAEGANLDNAVFDFGVEVNSINTGVDMRDKHLKSADFFDADQYPGMSFHSTSITKDKNNSYTLKGTLKIKETVKEISVPVTFGGVTKNQQGKEVMGFQTKFTVNRLDYGIKYDPTGAGVAKDVEVSLYFELVKH comes from the coding sequence ATGAAAAAAGTATTTTTATCATTCGTATTCACGCTGTTAAGCGTTCTGGGTTTTGCACAGACTGAATGGTCGGTAGATCCCATGCATTCTTCTGTGAACTTTAATATCAAGCATATGGGTATTAGCTTCGTACAGGGACGATTCGATTCTTTTAAAGGAAAAATAACTGCTGAAGGTGCTAATCTGGACAATGCCGTTTTTGATTTTGGGGTAGAGGTGAATTCCATCAATACAGGTGTGGATATGAGAGATAAGCATCTTAAAAGCGCCGATTTTTTTGATGCTGATCAATATCCTGGAATGAGTTTTCACAGTACTTCCATTACTAAGGATAAAAATAATTCATATACACTGAAAGGAACCCTGAAAATTAAGGAGACTGTAAAAGAAATCAGTGTTCCGGTAACATTCGGAGGGGTTACTAAAAACCAACAGGGAAAAGAAGTGATGGGTTTCCAGACAAAATTCACGGTGAACCGTCTGGATTATGGGATTAAATATGATCCAACAGGTGCCGGAGTCGCTAAAGATGTAGAAGTAAGCTTATATTTTGAGCTGGTAAAACACTAG